The Elaeis guineensis isolate ETL-2024a chromosome 3, EG11, whole genome shotgun sequence region TCATATCATTAGACGAGATGTATTTCAGTACAACCAACCCTTATGCAATGATGTCATGAATAAAGTGATAGCGTGTATCAATGTGCTTGGACTTTCTATAGTACTTGGGATCCTTTCTGTAAGCTATGGCAGCCGTGTTATCATAAAAGATTACAACAGCCTCACAAAGATGCCCTATGACATTCAAGCTCTGCAAGAATCTCTTTAACCATATAGCCTCATGCACAGTAATGGTACAGGCAACATACTCTGACTCCATCATAGGTAATGAGATGCACTGCTGTTTCTTGctacaccatgaaatggctccaCCTCTAAGTATGAATGCATAACCTGAAGTAGATTTATGCTTATCTTTATCTGTAGAATCATTAGCATCAGTATATCCAACCAACTTAAGACTCCCACCTTGATAGCATAAAGTTCTTTTTAGATATCGAAGTATCCTTTTAACTGCAACCCAATGGGCAGTACCTGGATTACTTTGGTATCTGCTGACCATGCCAACTATGAAACATATGTCGGGTCGAGTACACATCATAGCATATATCAAACTACTAACGGCACTTGCATATGGTACTTTTGCCAtctgtctcttctcttcttctgtcTTAGGACATTGCTCCATGATAAGGTataggtgttgcccagctatgcaacccaagagggggggtgaattgggtttctaaaaattttaagcccaacagataacttatgaagaacaaaataatggctttaaatcaatattaattaactaaagcagtattgcaaggatataaatatgataaagcgataaagcacaccacaaacacaaggatttatagtggttcggtgctaaccttgcacctacgtccactccccaagatcccacttgggaattttaatccactatcctttgtattcaacccgaatacaaaacgtcggaaactccgacactagctatcccaagctagaatacaggacgtcggaaactccgaccctagctatcccaagctagaacacttgtttcccgggtacaagccaacccacaacactccgatttcaggttcggatcaacctttccttgttttggaaatcctccaaaaacaagagcaaaaactcacaaagagtaagaatatttagagcacagatgaatacaaaaacagctccttaaatgagcaaatataacaataaaaactttactcaaatgaagaacccctttttcagattttctcaagatgaatgaacggttgaacgcttgagaagaggttgattgttgattgaagatctcttgaaagctttgaacgatctctagatcaaggttgaaacgataggcgtgaagaattctctccttgaaagatcttccttttctctttcacaatctctctggtatattgtggatcctctctctttttctctatggatatttcgttgatctcaggctttttcttgcaaatttcggatcctctcttctgttcttctctttttcctctcttttcttctctacatttgatttcacgtttgatccgctatttaatctgcaatttctttcatcatttaaagcattttgtagcattagaagcaagagaaaacaatttaggcagataaagagccgttagaggatttttaggaagcataaatggcaattaaaacgggcaaaaaaatagccgttgctgacatttcccgtcgcaggggtcgactcatgagtcgactcatgcttcaggagtcgactcatgagtcgacttctgttgcaacagatcagaagatctgatttctgaatttttcggttcaaatcagcaggggtcgactcatgagtcgactcatgccttgtgggtcgactcatgagtcgactcacaggtcgtgccaagccaaaaaatccagcgtgccatgggaatttttttcgtgccattcagctcatagtgccatgagttgactcatgagtcgactcatgcactttaaaccttcataacttcaaaaatattagtccaaacacaatgaaattttcaccaatagatttcaaatcatttgttctaccaaatggtactatcaaatcaggattttagcaaaattacgattttgcccttgaagagcataaggactttttcaattgtttgtatcccttcaatctgctttgtaatcatcaaaatcaatctaggagcaacaatctccccctttttgatgatgacaaaacatatgaacaaaaatatttaagttaaagcattaatttcaaaagaatccattatgggtgtatatgcttgaaaagagtatgattcttttggcatgtaatataaatgcaaaaatagtttgtccattttcttaaagatttgaaaagggtattagatcattttgagttcaagatatttcagagcaagagaagataaataactttttctatgtatcagagcaaaaataatttttacaatgatatcagaaaagattttataatgtatcagagcaaatttcatacagtattagagcaaatgttataatattttagagaaaccttcacactgtatcggatcaaatgttatcatgtatcagatcaagttgaaagaaattgtaggatgaatcagagtaaaacaaatttcttattgatgtctcaaggtgagtaaaatttcaaaagcaagtttgaatatcagagcatatatataaaaaatacttatttgcattgtactcatgattttgcttttgatggattaaggttctgtctgataccaaatttctctgtctgataccaaatttcgataccaaaatttctcaaagttttgtttaatctttcaatccttgtttttgtctaatttctccaatatttatttaattttttttttaatatttgttttaatttaatttctcccctttttctcataatttagggttttgctttttgtctaatttcaatttttgtttaattttaatttctccccctttttgacatcatcaaacatagttaactctttcttttccttttctgaaaatattctttaatttcttcctctttagagtttttcacagatgtttgctccccctcaatatagcaattatcaatagcaaacaacaataaggagaagataatatttcaacagatgtatcggagattgaaatataaccaaaatataatcattacaaagaggtagaaatataggtaaaagatgattccattaaaatcataattgtttcaatacatagaattcaaccagctaaatgtcaatacatggccccaaggtatagatcctagaacaagatactaactcctagaacctagtaaagatcaagataagtcaatgatcaagacaaatcatggatcggagtcatcagatatagggtgaggagatgatggatcagaagtgcgtcctctaccccgtctgcctctgccacgagtggaggtgatggcacgagcaggagaacgagatgaactaggtggttgagaatgctgagatactagggctgataccatgagtctgatagaatcaagtacgttcagtgctctggaaacagattgaagtagagcagtgaactgggtggtagcatgctcactcgatcctctgatctctttcctcagtagctcatatccaccttctagtgctcctctgagccttccagcctctgcagtgaggtctgtgacctcaatagtagactcctgtggctggggatgggccaatgcaaggacttgcccctgcaagtcaagaactctgccagtaagtctccagacagtatcctcaagctgctgtatcctgacggactgatctgaaatcatctgaaatatagtggagatgtggggagtaatggtctgatcagaagaagtagctccaggtgcaaaagaagtactactccactggctagacaacaaagaagccacacgctgagatatatgctcgatctgatcgtcagccagtctgaactctgaatgaggtgctctgctctctggctgatacactggtgtgggcatcctagtaaactcagaagggccagcctcagtatcatgaatgaactgggtatctggtgaagctgccctaaatcatgtacaggagaagttggaccttcttcttctactctgccttcagttctgtcttcagctctttcctcagctctctcctcagctctttcttcagagcccttgatccaaccaccaacagtctttgtaattcccattcgtgcaggctgtgttggttgaaagtgtccacatgtgagagcttggtaggtgtctccccttcacagctaactccaaacctcctaaaaactctagtaagggccataccataaggcaagtgtgccttggatctgttcaaagtttctctcatggcctctatcataagtgtagggaggtttaagggggtctgagtgatgatatgaaacatgacacatacatctctgccagatagtaagtcatgtctaccactcctaggaaagaatagttttgtcacaatctgatgcaggaccctcatctcaatggacagtagctttgcttccaatctgtttaaacttcctgaaaaatcttctcctaagataattctgatcccttcttctttaattgggagttccatatatgagtatccttcactaggcaactgaagtatctctcccaatatcctagaatccaaacagatgtcaatcccctttacagttgaagtcacagatccgtttccataatttaggttctggtagaactctctgactagatcaacataggtgacttccttaagagagcaataaagttcccatccttgatttttgatcttggtagcaaaagtaaagccttctttctcaaagaaccgaaaatctatatttttcccggtttctacttttctatcagaaagaagatttacattggggcttatggagggttgagagggaccttgagcaggtactgaaactggattgggaacagtggaagactgagcatgccttttctttcggacaatttcctcaggctctcggattgatttccttctttggggaagtttcatctttggagccatatccaataaggtagcagacaagaagacttgaattcagtggaggagggatcactaaagagtaaagaagaattttggtggaaaaaagaagtggattttgaatgaacggtgaagttctagggcacgttccacccgcgccaaacactgcgagaatgcacagaaaaatccttttcaaggaggcgatttttggtggagagaaggagggagaattgcctcgaaattaatctttgaatttggagcaaaacagaagtttggagaggacggctttcggaaggaagacgacgagaagatgagtcgtctcataaacaggtttcccgttttaaaaacaatgaacccgatggaagttggtgggatttacaagtttgccattgagtcgactcatgggggtcgactcatgaagttcagaaaatcaggaaaaatgcaaataaattccaaaaaattcaaaattttgggagaaagaattttgctcaatgataagtttttagagtgataaaactgagcttttggaaccaggatagatgttgaaaattgagctctaagagattttgacatctattctttggaaattgagaaatttcagacaaatggatctagaattcctagatttctcctaatttcacagaatctttcctcactaagggcctttgtaaagatatcagctaattgattttcagtgcaaacatattcaagaattatatttttgttttgaacatgttctcttataaaatgatgtcttatctcaatatgtttagatcttgagtgttgtattggatttttagatagatttatagcacttgtattatcacattttattggtgtttcattaagtttgattccaaaatcttcgagttgttgcttaatccacaagatttgagcacaacaacttccggctgcaatgtattcggcctcagccgtagacagtgctaccgaattttatttcttgctaaaccatgagattaggttaactccaagaaattggcaagttccacttgtgctttttctatctaatttacatccagcaaaatcagcatcagaatatcctaacaaattaatttgtgagtccttagagtaccataaccctatagtttgtgtaccatttaagtatctaaggattcttttaacagcattcaaatgagattccttag contains the following coding sequences:
- the LOC140856026 gene encoding secreted RxLR effector protein 161-like, with amino-acid sequence MEQCPKTEEEKRQMAKVPYASAVSSLIYAMMCTRPDICFIVGMVSRYQSNPGTAHWVAVKRILRYLKRTLCYQGGSLKLVGYTDANDSTDKDKHKSTSGYAFILRGGAISWCSKKQQCISLPMMESEYVACTITVHEAIWLKRFLQSLNVIGHLCEAVVIFYDNTAAIAYRKDPKYYRKSKHIDTRYHFIHDIIA